One stretch of Rhinolophus ferrumequinum isolate MPI-CBG mRhiFer1 chromosome 5, mRhiFer1_v1.p, whole genome shotgun sequence DNA includes these proteins:
- the GRSF1 gene encoding G-rich sequence factor 1 isoform X4, which yields MESKTTYLEDLPPLPEYELAPSKLGEEVDDVYLIRAQGLPWSCTVEDVLSFFSDCRIRNGENGIHFLLNRDGKRRGDALIEMESEQDVQKALEKHRMYMGQRYVEVYEINNEDVDALMKSLQVKSSPAVNDGVVRLRGLPYSCNEKDIIDFFAGLNIVDITFVMDYRGRRKTGEAYVQFEEPEMANQALLKHREEIGNRYIEIFPSRRNEVRTHVGSHKGKKMASSPTAKYITEPEMVFEEHEVNEDIRPMTSFESEKEIELPKEMAEKLPEAVDYGTTSSVHFVHMRGLPFQANAQDIINFFAPLKPVRITMEYSSSGKATGEADVHFDTHEDAVAAMLKDRSHVQHRYIELFLNSCPKGK from the exons GAGTCCAAAACTACCTACCTGGAAGACCTTCCACCTCTCCCTGAATATGAATTGGCTCCATCCAAGTTAGGAGAGGAAGTGGATGATGTTTATCTCATTCGAGCTCAAGGATTACCATGGTCGTGCACTGTAGAAGATGTGCTTAGCTTTTTCTCag ACTGCAGAATCCGCAATGGTGAGAATGGAATACACTTCCTCTTAAATAGAGATGGGAAACGAAGAGGTGATGCCTTAATTGAAATGGAATCAGAGCAGGATGTGCAGAAAGCCTTAGAAAAGCACCGCATGTACATGGGGCAGCGGTATGTGGAAG TATATGAGATAAACAATGAAGATGTGGATGCCTTAATGAAAAGCTTGCAGGTCAAATCTTCACCTGCGGTAAATGATGGTGTGGTCCGTTTGAGAGGACTTCCTTACAGTTGCAACGAGAAAGACATTATAGACTTCTTTGCAG GACTGAATATAGTAGACATTACTTTTGTAATGGACTACAGAGGGAGACGGAAAACAGGGGAAGCTTATGTGCAGTTTGAAGAACCAGAAATGGCCAACCAAGCCCTATTGAAACACAGGGAAGAAATTGGTAACCG atatatagagatatttcCCAGCAGAAGGAATGAAGTTCGAACACATGTTGGTTCtcataagggaaagaaaatggcaTCTTCTCCTACTGCTAAGTATATAACTGAGCCGGAAATGGTCTTTGAAGAACACGAAGTAAATGAGGATATTCGACCAATGACCTCTTTTGAAAGTGAGAAGGAAATAG AATTGCCTAAGGAGATGGCAGAAAAACTTCCAGAGGCTGTTGATTATGGAACTACATCTTCAGTACATTTTGTTCACATGAGAGGATTACCTTTCCAAGCCAATGCCCAAGACATCATAAAC TTTTTTGCTCCACTGAAGCCTGTTAGAATCACTATGGAGTACAGCTCCAGCGGGAAGGCCACGGGGGAAGCTGACGTGCACTTCGATACCCACGAGGATGCTGTGGCGGCCATGCTCAAGGATCGCTCCCACGTTC AACATAGGTATATTGAATTGTTCCTGAATTCATGTCCAAAGGGAAAATAA